The Candidatus Hydrogenedentota bacterium genome has a segment encoding these proteins:
- a CDS encoding phosphoribosylanthranilate isomerase has protein sequence MRIKICGITSLDDALAACDAGADAVGFVLAPEARRRNRYVPPETAAEIAAALPPFVTTVAVTVNDTAEALAEYLKFVHLVQLHGEEPPELCALFPGRAYKAVRPATPADMTAALAYPGPALLVDAASAGGRGGTGEVGDWSLAARAAGERRIILAGGLAPENVAEAVKQARPWAVDVSSGVESAPGRKDHDKIRQFIRNARGVSLA, from the coding sequence ATCCGGATTAAGATCTGCGGCATCACGAGCCTGGACGACGCCCTCGCCGCCTGCGACGCGGGCGCCGACGCCGTGGGCTTTGTCCTCGCCCCGGAGGCGCGCCGCCGGAACCGGTATGTTCCCCCGGAGACCGCCGCTGAAATCGCCGCCGCGCTGCCGCCGTTCGTCACGACCGTCGCCGTGACGGTGAACGACACGGCGGAAGCTCTGGCGGAATACCTGAAGTTTGTCCATTTGGTGCAGCTCCACGGCGAGGAGCCGCCGGAACTGTGCGCCCTGTTCCCCGGCCGGGCCTACAAGGCCGTGCGTCCCGCGACCCCGGCGGACATGACGGCGGCCCTGGCCTATCCCGGCCCCGCGCTGCTCGTGGACGCGGCGTCCGCCGGGGGGCGCGGCGGCACGGGGGAGGTGGGCGACTGGTCGCTGGCGGCGCGGGCGGCGGGGGAGAGGCGGATCATTCTGGCCGGCGGACTCGCGCCGGAAAATGTGGCCGAAGCGGTGAAACAGGCGCGTCCATGGGCCGTGGACGTGTCCTCGGGGGTGGAATCGGCCCCTGGACGGAAAGACCATGACAAAATCAGACAGTTCATCCGGAACGCCCGGGGCGTATCCCTGGCCTGA
- the trpC gene encoding indole-3-glycerol phosphate synthase TrpC: MILDKIVAQKRLEVAESKARKPLDLLAEEIESAPPPHNFRDALRRDGISLIAEIKRRSPSRGDILPGVDPVELAALYEQSGARALSVLTDGPFFGGSLEDLAKVRRSSAIPCLRKEFIIDPYQLHEARAAGADALLLIVRILDDALLQDLIAQTRALGMEALVETHTEEEIGRALVAGARIVGINNRNLDTLEVDVQTTMRLKRLVPGGYTLVSESGIHHRREVRMLEDCGVDAILVGESLLTSGDIHRKVRELLCDDPD; this comes from the coding sequence ATGATTCTTGACAAAATCGTCGCCCAAAAACGGCTGGAAGTCGCCGAAAGCAAGGCGCGGAAACCCCTTGACCTCCTCGCCGAGGAGATCGAGTCCGCCCCGCCGCCCCACAATTTCCGCGACGCCCTGCGCCGGGACGGCATCAGCCTCATCGCCGAGATCAAGCGGCGCTCGCCCAGCCGGGGGGACATCCTGCCCGGCGTGGACCCCGTGGAGCTGGCGGCCCTCTATGAGCAGTCGGGCGCGCGCGCCCTGTCCGTCCTCACGGACGGCCCCTTCTTTGGCGGCAGTCTGGAGGATCTCGCCAAGGTGCGGCGGAGCTCCGCGATCCCCTGTCTGCGCAAGGAGTTCATCATTGACCCCTACCAGCTCCACGAGGCCCGCGCGGCCGGGGCGGACGCCCTCCTGCTGATCGTGCGCATCCTGGACGACGCCCTGCTGCAGGACCTGATCGCCCAGACCCGCGCCCTCGGCATGGAGGCGCTGGTCGAGACGCACACGGAGGAGGAGATCGGCCGCGCGCTGGTGGCCGGCGCGCGGATTGTCGGCATCAACAACCGCAACCTGGACACCCTTGAGGTGGACGTGCAGACCACCATGCGCCTCAAACGGCTGGTGCCGGGCGGGTACACTCTCGTCAGCGAAAGCGGCATCCACCACCGCCGCGAGGTGAGAATGCTGGAGGACTGCGGCGTGGATGCCATCCTCGTGGGCGAGTCCCTGCTGACCAGCGGCGACATCCACCGCAAGGTGCGGGAGCTCCTTTGTGACGATCCGGATTAA
- the trpD gene encoding anthranilate phosphoribosyltransferase, whose amino-acid sequence MQDALAVVTQGGHLSRGEAAEVMTAIMSGNATHAQMGALLAALRLRGETVDEITGMAETMRRFAVKVSPTRRPLLDTCGTGGDHSGTFNISTTAAFVAAGAGVAVAKHGNRSASSRCGSADVLEALGVAIDLPPEAVAACIDEIGVGFLFARALHGAMKHVAPVRQELRVRTVFNLLGPLTNPAEADAQMMGVFDPVHVEPVAHVMRGLGVRHAFVVSGLDGLDEISLSGPSRVAELKHGKVVVFEVCPEDFGFARVDRAFLHGGDPAENAGILRAILSGERGPRRDAVVLNTAPGLVAAGIAEDIPRGILLAAESLDSGAALAKLEALIRLTNDGRWR is encoded by the coding sequence ATGCAGGATGCCCTGGCCGTAGTGACCCAAGGAGGACACCTCTCGCGCGGAGAGGCGGCCGAGGTCATGACTGCCATCATGTCGGGGAACGCCACCCACGCCCAAATGGGCGCCCTGCTGGCCGCCCTGCGCCTGCGCGGGGAGACGGTGGACGAGATCACGGGCATGGCCGAGACCATGCGGCGCTTCGCCGTGAAGGTGAGCCCGACCCGCCGCCCGCTGCTGGACACCTGCGGCACCGGGGGCGACCATTCCGGCACCTTCAACATCTCCACCACGGCGGCCTTTGTCGCCGCCGGGGCCGGGGTGGCCGTGGCCAAGCACGGGAACCGGAGCGCGTCGAGCCGCTGCGGCAGCGCGGACGTGCTGGAGGCCCTGGGCGTTGCCATTGACCTGCCCCCGGAGGCGGTGGCGGCCTGCATAGACGAGATCGGCGTGGGGTTCCTCTTCGCCCGCGCCCTCCACGGCGCCATGAAACACGTCGCGCCGGTCCGGCAGGAGCTGCGCGTCCGCACGGTGTTCAACCTCCTCGGCCCCCTGACCAACCCCGCCGAGGCCGACGCCCAGATGATGGGGGTTTTCGACCCCGTCCATGTGGAGCCCGTGGCCCATGTCATGCGGGGCCTCGGCGTGCGCCACGCCTTCGTGGTTTCCGGCCTGGACGGACTCGATGAAATCTCCCTGTCCGGCCCCAGCCGGGTCGCGGAGTTGAAACACGGGAAAGTGGTCGTCTTCGAGGTCTGCCCCGAGGACTTCGGGTTTGCACGGGTGGACCGCGCCTTCCTCCACGGCGGGGACCCCGCCGAGAACGCGGGCATCCTCCGCGCCATCCTCTCCGGAGAGCGGGGGCCGCGCCGGGACGCCGTGGTCCTGAACACCGCGCCCGGTCTGGTGGCGGCGGGCATCGCGGAGGACATCCCCCGGGGAATCCTCCTTGCGGCGGAGTCCCTCGACAGCGGGGCCGCCCTGGCCAAGCTGGAGGCCCTGATCCGCCTCACCAACGACGGGCGATGGCGTTAA
- a CDS encoding sigma-70 family RNA polymerase sigma factor: MASKPSSQCNPPETGDPDDALLVAQAVKGSADAFEYLVKRYRNQVYAMCYHITRNREEAWDLAQEVFVKAHRALGTFRGESGFKPWLLRIAANHAKDFLKRRRLETVAFDDARAADAPAGTEAPDRAVELRELGAAINRALDQLPEKHRTAFILREYEGLSYQEMAEAMECSLGTVMSRLFHARRKLQELLHRAGVTREGLT; this comes from the coding sequence ATGGCCAGCAAACCTTCATCGCAGTGCAATCCCCCGGAAACGGGTGATCCGGACGATGCGCTTCTGGTCGCCCAGGCGGTGAAGGGCAGCGCCGACGCATTTGAATATTTGGTAAAGCGTTACAGGAATCAGGTTTACGCCATGTGTTATCACATCACGCGAAACCGCGAGGAGGCGTGGGATCTGGCCCAGGAGGTCTTCGTGAAGGCCCACCGGGCCCTCGGCACGTTCCGGGGGGAAAGCGGCTTCAAGCCGTGGCTCCTCCGCATCGCGGCGAACCACGCCAAGGACTTCCTGAAACGCAGAAGGCTCGAAACAGTGGCCTTCGATGATGCGCGGGCGGCCGACGCCCCTGCGGGCACGGAAGCGCCCGACCGCGCGGTGGAACTGCGGGAACTGGGCGCGGCGATTAACCGCGCCCTGGACCAGTTGCCGGAAAAACACCGGACGGCGTTCATCCTGCGGGAATACGAGGGCCTGTCGTACCAGGAGATGGCCGAGGCCATGGAGTGCAGCCTGGGCACGGTGATGAGCCGGCTGTTTCACGCCCGGCGCAAACTTCAGGAGCTCCTGCACCGCGCAGGAGTCACCCGGGAGGGACTGACATGA
- a CDS encoding polyprenyl synthetase family protein, with protein sequence METKALLLQAYAPIAAPLEEVRGVVNGVWRDALRLVLPVRGNLPGAGGKGLRPALTLMAAGAVGEGDPSRFARMAAAYELLHMASLAHDDVVDHAYLRRGNASLNALWDNHAAVLGGDYLVARAVEALGEYESCEIVTRAVRTVRAMAECELAFFGVPAGSATEEDCLRLAEGKTASLFAAACEAPALLAGKDAEADRLRRYGMAFGVAFQLMDDLLDLTQSPEETGKPACGDIAEGKATVPLIRLRKALHPDDRNRLAALSGKALGKENIVWVQTRLSETGVAAEVAALVAEHADTARALAREFPESPFRDALAALTTVLALRKN encoded by the coding sequence GTGGAAACGAAAGCGCTTCTATTGCAGGCCTATGCACCCATCGCCGCGCCCCTGGAAGAGGTTCGCGGGGTGGTGAACGGTGTCTGGCGGGACGCCCTGCGCCTCGTGCTCCCGGTGAGGGGGAACCTCCCCGGCGCAGGGGGGAAAGGGCTGCGTCCCGCGCTCACGCTGATGGCGGCGGGCGCGGTGGGGGAGGGGGACCCCTCCCGTTTCGCCCGCATGGCCGCCGCCTATGAACTCCTGCACATGGCCTCCCTGGCCCATGACGACGTTGTGGACCACGCGTATCTCCGGCGGGGAAACGCCTCGTTGAACGCGCTCTGGGACAACCATGCCGCGGTGCTGGGGGGGGACTACCTCGTCGCGCGCGCCGTGGAAGCCCTCGGCGAATACGAATCCTGCGAGATTGTCACCCGCGCCGTCCGCACGGTCCGCGCCATGGCGGAATGCGAACTGGCCTTCTTCGGCGTTCCGGCGGGCTCGGCAACCGAGGAAGACTGCCTGCGCCTGGCGGAGGGCAAGACCGCCAGCCTCTTCGCGGCCGCCTGCGAGGCCCCCGCGCTCCTGGCGGGAAAGGACGCGGAGGCGGACCGCCTCCGGCGCTACGGGATGGCCTTCGGGGTGGCGTTTCAGCTCATGGACGACCTCCTCGACCTGACCCAGTCCCCCGAGGAAACGGGCAAGCCCGCCTGCGGCGACATCGCCGAGGGGAAGGCCACCGTGCCGCTAATCCGCCTCCGGAAGGCCTTGCATCCGGACGACCGGAACCGGCTTGCAGCCCTGTCAGGAAAGGCGTTGGGGAAAGAGAACATCGTCTGGGTCCAGACGCGCCTGTCGGAAACCGGCGTCGCCGCAGAAGTGGCCGCGCTGGTGGCCGAACACGCGGACACCGCCCGCGCGCTGGCGCGGGAATTCCCCGAGTCCCCCTTCCGGGATGCCCTCGCAGCACTGACCACGGTGCTTGCGCTTAGAAAGAACTAG
- a CDS encoding radical SAM protein has translation MSAFFRHYAATRNLRRSEEEMADGLSFVQSQPAYLILETGTACNLHCPRCWTGEGRFQLDRNLLTRGTFDRIVRHLPAGSLCEASLFNWGEPLLNPDIAHFIRWFSRRGIRTVLHTNFSARDYDGAYLEALVRSGLTHLAASVDGATQASYEKYRVGGNLERVLGNLRRLRETRDRLGWSSPKIAYKMLLNRFNQGEVEAARSLAGELGVEFQLQETMGFPSDEARREWAADTVKEKYGDKPVPLASADAAGRIPTECCQLWNTLVVHANGDVLPCCQVFTRDAHIGNLVETPFRKLWNSEKMRYLRRYVTDPYCPPPDFPNLCARCVFRYCTYNHLPSRVSPEERE, from the coding sequence ATGAGCGCCTTTTTTCGCCATTATGCCGCCACCCGGAACCTGCGGCGGTCGGAGGAGGAAATGGCCGACGGTCTATCCTTTGTCCAGTCCCAGCCCGCTTATCTGATTCTGGAGACAGGGACTGCGTGTAATCTGCATTGTCCCCGCTGTTGGACGGGAGAGGGACGATTTCAGCTGGACCGGAACCTGCTGACGCGGGGAACCTTCGACCGGATCGTCCGCCATTTGCCGGCGGGCAGCCTGTGCGAGGCGAGCCTGTTCAACTGGGGCGAGCCGCTGCTGAATCCGGACATTGCGCATTTCATTCGCTGGTTCTCGCGGCGCGGGATACGCACGGTGCTGCACACGAATTTCAGCGCGCGGGACTACGATGGGGCCTACCTGGAGGCGCTGGTGCGCAGCGGGCTCACGCACCTTGCCGCGTCCGTGGACGGGGCGACGCAGGCATCCTATGAGAAGTACCGGGTGGGGGGGAATCTGGAGCGGGTGCTGGGGAACCTGCGGCGGCTGCGGGAGACCCGGGACCGGCTGGGCTGGTCCTCCCCGAAGATCGCTTACAAGATGCTCCTGAACCGCTTCAACCAGGGGGAGGTGGAGGCGGCCCGAAGCCTTGCCGGGGAACTTGGCGTGGAGTTTCAGCTTCAGGAGACCATGGGCTTTCCCAGCGACGAGGCCCGGCGGGAATGGGCCGCCGACACGGTGAAGGAGAAATATGGGGACAAGCCCGTGCCGCTGGCATCAGCGGACGCGGCGGGCCGTATTCCCACGGAATGCTGCCAGTTGTGGAACACCCTGGTTGTCCATGCCAACGGCGACGTGCTCCCCTGCTGCCAGGTTTTTACGCGGGACGCCCATATTGGCAACCTCGTGGAGACCCCTTTTCGGAAGCTGTGGAACAGCGAAAAGATGCGGTATCTGCGGCGGTATGTGACCGATCCGTACTGTCCCCCGCCGGATTTCCCGAATCTCTGCGCGCGCTGCGTCTTCCGCTACTGCACCTACAACCATCTTCCGTCAAGGGTGTCCCCCGAGGAGCGGGAATAG
- the def gene encoding peptide deformylase: MSLLKVVYYPDHPLKKKAQPITDFGPALQKFAEDMVETMFEFDGVGLAAPQVGVSKRFLVYCEPEGEPNCLVNPEIVEMEGREFGEEGCLSLPQLWASVPRATRVRVKAQDLDGNPLELEAEGFLARIFQHECDHLDGIVFPDRLDVFTREAALKEWMDRREAAIRDVGKVGHSDAD; encoded by the coding sequence ATGTCGTTGCTTAAAGTGGTCTATTATCCGGACCATCCCCTGAAGAAAAAGGCCCAGCCGATCACGGATTTCGGCCCGGCGCTGCAGAAGTTCGCGGAGGACATGGTGGAGACCATGTTCGAGTTTGACGGCGTGGGGCTGGCGGCGCCGCAGGTGGGGGTGTCGAAGCGATTTCTGGTCTATTGCGAGCCCGAAGGCGAGCCGAACTGCCTCGTGAACCCCGAAATCGTGGAGATGGAGGGCCGGGAGTTTGGCGAGGAGGGCTGCCTCAGCCTGCCGCAGCTTTGGGCGAGCGTGCCCCGCGCCACGCGGGTGCGGGTAAAGGCCCAGGATTTGGACGGCAACCCGTTGGAACTGGAGGCGGAGGGCTTTCTGGCGCGGATTTTCCAGCATGAATGCGACCATCTGGACGGGATCGTGTTTCCCGACCGGCTGGACGTGTTTACGCGCGAGGCGGCGCTGAAGGAGTGGATGGACAGACGGGAGGCGGCCATCAGGGATGTCGGGAAGGTGGGGCATTCCGATGCTGATTAA